One genomic region from Lineus longissimus chromosome 6, tnLinLong1.2, whole genome shotgun sequence encodes:
- the LOC135489475 gene encoding uncharacterized protein LOC135489475 produces MWHFGIGHHRGTCVPLYYICELIDFGLDPVEKSMHSTACNWHIHLAAFLSSGWIHEKMQGTYVQVADNMREKAKKIRVADMGEKAKIKVYSTVKRIGNIVTNSTRSGEFDRVPKIIHQTYRSKDIPNAYKGCIKSCLSLNQNWTYMFWTDDDGLRLVRDHYPKYLSLIKRYEHYSYHRLLRADALRYIILYHYGGIYLDMDFDCLKPFDKLLDFGTCVLAPEVHVQSFMIYKIPSLISNAIMIARPRHPFFRHVIYNLAKFLTPGQRVVIRLTGPIALQHMLEDFTKKPCRKGDRMCEVTVIDPLLLLPTADTTQYPKMVKFVESTCHKEQLTESEGKVCKWTKDNKFHLNNNSIPAKAFTNHLWMHLEYFKLSNKGRTSIDTIMAESHHSPVRRYGQVTPTIRG; encoded by the exons ATGTGGCATTTTGGTATTGGACATCACCGAGGAACATGTGTACCATTGTATTATATATGTGAGTTGATTGATTTTGGGCTAGACCCGGTGGAGAAGAGTATGCATAGCACAGCGTGTAAttggcatatacat TTGGCGGCCTTTCTATCGTCCGGTTGGATTCACGAGAAGATGCAGGGCACATACGTTCAAGTAGCTGATAACATGAGAGAAAAAGCTAAGAAGATAAGAGTAGCTGACATGGGAGAAAAAGCCAAGATAAAAGTGTACTCCACTGTGAAACGGATTGGAAATATCGTCACGAACTCAACGAGAAGTGGCGAATTCGACAGGGTTCCAAAGATCATCCATCAAACGTACAGATCTAAAGATATACCAAACGCTTACAAAGGCTGCATCAAATCCTGCTTAAGTTTGAACCAGAATTGGACGTATATGTTTTGGACGGATGATGATGGATTACGACTCGTCAGGGACCATTACCCCAAGTATCTTTCGTTGATAAAACGTTACGAGCACTACAGTTACCACCGATTGTTACGTGCGGACGCGCTGCGTTATATCATCCTTTACCATTATGGTGGCATCTATTTAGACATGGATTTCGATTGTTTGAAACCTTTCGACAAACTTCTGGATTTCGGGACGTGTGTGCTAGCACCTGAGGTTCATGTTCAAAGTTTTATGATCTACAAAATCCCCAGCTTAATTTCTAACGCCATAATGATAGCGAGGCCTCGCCATCCTTTCTTTCGTCACGTTATATACAACTTGGCGAAGTTTCTGACGCCTGGCCAGCGGGTTGTGATCCGCCTGACGGGTCCTATTGCTCTGCAGCATATGCTGGAAGACTTCACGAAGAAGCCCTGCAGAAAGGGGGACAGGATGTGTGAGGTAACCGTCATAGACCCTTTACTCCTTTTACCCACCGCGGATACGACGCAATACCCCAAAATGGTGAAATTCGTCGAGAGCACTTGTCACAAGGAACAATTGACAGAATCGGAAGGGAAAGTGTGTAAATGGACTAAAGACAACAAGTTTCATCTTAATAACAATTCCATTCCTGCTAAAGCTTTTACTAATCATCTGTGGATGCACCTGGAATATTTCAAACTGTCTAACAAGGGTAGGACTTCCATTGATACAATTATGGCTGAGAGTCATCACAGTCCAGTGCGAAGATACGGACAAGTGACGCCGACGATACGGGGTTAG
- the LOC135489220 gene encoding uncharacterized protein LOC135489220 yields MASQDDEVWRESVALSVSRLQDKSETRRRQNSRQKARCGYSSVAMTAIGISLILLGVLDVVFGTLCASAGVRYGATGDTLIRPWRALPLGCIAVACGALGIHLTRRLQWKPRRQAIVTMLLSTVCSAWAAVVVFSFSFDVAEQSTAYQALKKEMREALASQNVLFGFRKDKINLANRDLAYFSGAVSFATLSAIIAAAQAVMAGFYINDPGEGRKSERERIPRRSGPASNIISSKKVFVSYKNKAALAAAIIQIVCGCSVVLGLGLALATEHNPAWASYVISHGIIFITSGIVSAISSTKKTRLFVTASMIMSLCACVAAVNMVCSDVAFIINSNSHPTSGRSKIDKLSLTTKLFAIHGIDLFVNLIELVTAAVLAGLGCHVTCEVAGKADDSRCLVSYVEVGQTERSGGTEYNRPTTDNTEGGYVLQLPDILHDSMIMDDDSFGQERPQYMTEALASNA; encoded by the coding sequence ATGGCTTCCCAAGATGATGAAGTGTGGCGGGAATCTGTAGCCCTAAGCGTCAGCCGACTTCAGGACAAATCAGAAACACGACGGCGGCAGAATAGCCGCCAGAAAGCACGCTGTGGATACAGTTCCGTGGCGATGACGGCGATCGGAATAAGCTTGATCCTCCTAGGGGTTCTGGATGTTGTCTTTGGTACTCTTTGCGCCTCTGCTGGGGTTAGGTACGGGGCCACAGGGGACACACTGATAAGGCCTTGGCGAGCTTTACCGCTTGGTTGCATTGCTGTAGCATGCGGAGCACTCGGGATTCATCTGACAAGAAGACTCCAGTGGAAGCCGCGAAGACAAGCGATCGTGACAATGTTGCTGTCCACCGTTTGCAGTGCTTGGGCAGCAGTGGTGGTTTTCTCTTTCAGTTTCGATGTGGCGGAACAATCTACCGCATACCAAGCCCTAAAAAAGGAAATGAGAGAAGCCCTTGCCTCTCAAAATGTACTCTTCGGTTTCAGAAAGGATAAGATTAACTTGGCAAACAGGGATCTGGCGTACTTCTCGGGGGCAGTTTCCTTTGCAACTTTGAGTGCGATCATAGCAGCCGCGCAGGCTGTCATGGCAGGTTTTTACATCAACGACCCTGGCGAAGGTAGGAAATCAGAGAGAGAGCGGATACCTCGTCGTTCAGGGCCAGCAAGTAACATTATCAGTTCCAAGAAAGTGTTTGTAAGTTACAAGAACAAGGCGGCCTTGGCAGCGGCTATCATTCAGATCGTGTGTGGCTGTTCCGTTGTTTTAGGACTTGGCCTTGCCCTCGCAACCGAGCACAACCCTGCGTGGGCATCCTACGTTATCAGTCATGGAATAATATTCATAACATCCGGGATAGTGAGCGCCATTTCTAGCACGAAGAAAACGAGGCTTTTCGTGACTGCGTCAATGATAATGTCACTCTGCGCATGTGTGGCCGCCGTGAACATGGTCTGTTCAGACGTTGCTTTCATTATCAACTCGAACAGCCATCCAACATCGGGCAGAAGTAAGATAGACAAGTTATCTCTAACCACCAAACTCTTTGCGATCCATGGGATAGATTTATTTGTCAATCTGATCGAACTCGTAACTGCTGCAGTTCTCGCGGGACTTGGCTGTCACGTGACCTGTGAAGTAGCTGGGAAAGCAGACGATTCCCGATGCTTGGTGAGTTACGTCGAAGTTGGCCAGACGGAGAGATCAGGAGGAACTGAATACAATAGGCCTACGACTGACAACACCGAGGGAGGGTACGTTCTTCAGCTTCCTGATATTCTGCACGACAGTATGATCATGGACGATGATAGCTTTGGCCAGGAGCGTCCGCAATACATGACAGAAGCGCTAGCAAGCAATGCATAA
- the LOC135489854 gene encoding uncharacterized protein LOC135489854: protein MSMTSNSYQYWRGYTPSFIGQNKGAPPLAQMPHMWQPNLHAHGPYHCSHADFKYAGWMKWSKEHPDWYATTAHQQHPDWYERKVADIRDADKKYRRWHWDPPSYATERRMDGVRTYIDDGTRPENLQTRSLGYTGKPQKIPMEVPMPKWGLYNPPHYEEPARLNSFPPIRDNVDHPLKMMSRY, encoded by the exons ATGTCTATGACAAGCAATTCTTACCAATATTGGAGGGGTTATACCCCCTCATTTATCGGTCAAAACAAGGGAGCACCACCTCTAGCACAAATGCCTCACATGTG GCAGCCAAATCTTCATGCCCATGGGCCTTATCATTGTAGTCATGCAGACTTCAAATAT GCAGGCTGGATGAAATGGAGCAAGGAACACCCGGACTGGTATGCCACAACGGCACATCAACAACATCCTGACTGGTATGAAAGAAAAGTGGCTGACATTAGAGATG CTGACAAGAAATACAGAAGATGGCACTGGGACCCACCGTCATATGCTACAGAGAGACGGATGGATGGTGTCCGGACATACATCGATGATGGTACTAGACCTGAAAATCTGCAGACCAGATCACTTGGCTACACAGGAAAACCCCAGAAGATTCCAATGGAAGTTCCAATGCCAAAATGGGGACTGTACAACCCACCTCACTATGAGGAACCGGCCAGGTTAAACTCTTTCCCCCCAATTCGGGATAATGTTGATCATCCTTTAAAGATGATGTCAAGATATTGA
- the LOC135489648 gene encoding uncharacterized protein LOC135489648, whose product MNQFQGQMPWTSEWPKMDFQDFRSVINDPFFNDFLSLSDLQKPEAQQEKDWTIRLDVRGFKAENVSVRVSGEKVVVHAEQKDGDDYTVIKRHFPIADGVDVKGIKSKISPNGVLIVRCPYLNPELAKMQRKMNVFEELGLKGLDDSLLDRMQLNDDHKKRLKSLLHWGDVRCPSSSGVVNITKDEQGNKNYEIGFNLKEYEPEEIKLKMTGYKLTLDAKHVEDKPNHHVSRVIRKSVTLPETIDTAAVKSVMKSDRILRVSAPLLPEDSAKEIPICFENMLESGKNESERRICLP is encoded by the coding sequence ATGAATCAATTTCAAGGGCAAATGCCATGGACATCAGAATGGCCTAAGATGGATTTCCAAGACTTCAGATCGGTCATTAATGACCCTTTCTTTAATGACTTCCTGAGTCTGTCTGATTTGCAGAAGCCTGAAGCCCAGCAAGAGAAAGACTGGACTATTCGCCTCGACGTGCGAGGCTTCAAGGCGGAGAATGTTTCCGTCAGGGTAAGCGGCGAGAAAGTCGTCGTGCATGCGGAGCAGAAGGACGGCGACGACTACACCGTGATCAAAAGGCACTTCCCCATAGCTGACGGCGTAGACGTCAAAGGAATCAAAAGCAAGATTTCCCCAAATGGTGTCCTTATTGTGAGATGTCCATATCTGAATCCGGAACTTGCGAAAATGCAGAGGAAGATGAATGTGTTTGAGGAGCTTGGTCTAAAAGGATTAGATGACTCACTTCTCGACAGGATGCAGCTAAACGACGACCACAAGAAGCGACTGAAGAGCCTCCTGCACTGGGGAGATGTGCGGTGTCCATCATCGAGCGGCGTGGTGAACATCACCAAGGATGAGCAAGGCAACAAGAACTACGAGATTGGTTTCAATCTAAAAGAATATGAGCCCGAAGAAATCAAGCTGAAAATGACTGGTTATAAACTTACTCTTGACGCCAAGCACGTTGAAGACAAGCCCAATCATCACGTCAGTCGGGTCATCCGCAAGTCAGTCACATTGCCCGAGACCATCGATACGGCTGCTGTGAAGTCCGTCATGAAATCTGATAGGATTTTAAGGGTCAGTGCGCCCCTTCTACCAGAAGATTCCGCTAAGGAAATTCCGATCTGTTTCGAAAATATGCTCGAGAGCGGTAAGAATGAGAGTGAACGTCGCATCTGCCTTCCATAG
- the LOC135489377 gene encoding cilia- and flagella-associated protein 58-like → MSEEKKEGFKEKASIDDSAFEALEKDFQEVLSELVGDRSLEKFRAEYEKLHKALKKSHDSEKRLMQKCRELNAEIVANSAKVSTALKLSQEDQTTIASLKKEIEKAWKMVDAAHEKETRARETIQSLKLEISNLSKLVEQGAGLTMGQEHSVNELLKIKEELTKERDDQLVEIVKLRENVANAQQQQANLEQAKEEANLKISELTQDIQVRSNEAQREGRKKEKIDRELKQAKADMDAKGSEIKSMAFSIERYKQDVSKLEQSLKEQRINNERTVKEFDILTARFQKVQSDYEGMLIMVDHQAGENQQRVAELKSKEEEVNGLKTEVQRLNKMRETIQRKLRNVDEQKMEVEQQKETLKNQITGLERELESAKKQAELDKKAIDDLVRERDILNKNMLKAASATQKQLNLVKLHEQSKKNLEQEIQNYKEEAQKQRKIIYQLEKERDRYINEASDLTQKVLQHMEDVKVREMQIFDYKKKIAEAETKLKQQQNLYEAVRSDRNLYSKNLIESQDEITEMKRKLKIMNHQIDQLKEEISSKEAALVKENLEHHRVEKEKEALKAELQRMKQQAEDSKAYIEAQEAEERKLLKIIAEADAERVRQKKELDQVISERDILGTQLVRRNDELALLYEKIKIQQSTLNKGEIQYNQRLEDIRVLKLEIKKLRREKGILQKSVANVDDLRREVYHIQRELLRERTRCKALEEELENPMNIHRWRKLEGSDPSTYEMIQKIQTLQKRLIAKTEEVVEKELLIQEKEKLYVELKHILARQPGPEVAEQLQIYQQTLKEKTKQMKTMASELNMYESQVNEYKYEIERLARELQEVKKKYYMQKRKEQQQKERERAIAQAGAPIIQPQRNDGPRFTGGGFNLKQPSKGVV, encoded by the exons ATGTCTGAG GAAAAGAAGGAGGGTTTCAAGGAGAAGGCCTCCATTGATGACAGTGCCTTTGAGGCCCTTGAGAAGGACTTCCAAGAGGTTCTGTCTGAGCTTGTgggagataggagtttggagaAATTCCGAGCTGAGTATGAGAAGCTTCACAAGGCACTAAAGAAATCTCATGACAGTGAGAAGAGGTTGATGCAAAAATGTCGTGAGCTCAATGCCGAGATTGTGGCGAATTCTGCCAAGGTTTCCACTGCTCTGAAACTTTCCCAGGAGGATCAAACAACAATTGCATCCCTGAAAAAGGAAATTGAGAAAGCATGGAAGATGGTAGATGCTGCCCACGAGAAGGAGACCCGTGCTCGCGAGACCATTCAATCTCTGAAGCTCGAGATCTCAAACCTTAGCAAGTTGGTTGAGCAGGGAGCTGGCCTCACCATGGGTCAGGAACACAGCGTGAATGAGCTGCTGAAGATCAAGGAAGAACTGACCAAAGAGAGAGATGACCAGCTTGTTGAGATCGTCAAACTTCGTGAGAACGTTGCAAATGCTCAGCAGCAACAAGCCAACCTCGAACAAGCCAAGGAGGAGGCTAACCTCAAGATATCTGAG ctcacccaAGACATCCAGGTCCGCAGCAATGAAGCTCAGCGTGAGGGAAGGAAGAAGGAGAAGATTGACCGTGAGCTGAAGCAAGCTAAAGCAGACATGGATGCCAAGGGCTCTGAGATCAAGAGTATGGCTTTCTCGATTGAGAGGTACAAGCAGGATGTCAGCAAGCTGGAGCAGTCTCTCAAAGAGCAGAGG atcaacaATGAGAGGACAGTAAAAGAGTTTGACATCCTGACTGCCCGATTCCAGAAGGTTCAGTCAGACTATGAGGGTATGTTGATCATGGTTGACCATCAAGCCGGGGAGAACCAACAGCGAGTAGCTGAACTCAAG TCTAAGGAGGAAGAAGTGAATGGCCTGAAGACGGAGGTGCAGCGTTTGAACAAGATGCGTGAAACCATCCAGCGAAAATTGCGCAACGTCGATGAACAAAAGATGGAGGTTGAACAACAGAAAGAGACACTTAAGAACCAGATTACTGGTCTAGAAAGAG AGTTGGAATCTGCCAAGAAGCAAGCCGAGTTGGACAAGAAGGCCATTGATGACTTGGTGCGGGAGAGGGACATCCTGAATAAG AACATGTTGAAGGCAGCCAGTGCCACCCAGAAGCAGCTGAACTTGGTGAAACTGCATGAGCAGTCCAAGAAGAACCTCGAGCAGGAGATTCAGAATTACAAGGAAGAGGCGCAGAAGCAGAGGAAGATTATCTACCAGTTGGAGAAAGAGCGGGACAGATACATCAATGAAGCCAGTGATCTCACTCAGAAG GTTCTCCAACACATGGAAGATGTCAAGGTGCGCGAGATGCAGATCTTCGATTACAAGAAGAAGATTGCGGAGGCTGAGACCAAACTCAAACAGCAGCAAAATTTGTACGAAGCGGTCCGCAGCGATAGGAATCTCTACAGCAAGAACTTGATTGAGTCGCAG GATGAAATCACTGAGATGAAGCGcaaattgaaaatcatgaaCCACCAGATCGACCAGCTGAAGGAGGAGATCTCCAGCAAAGAGGCTGCGTTGGTCAAGGAGAACCTCGAGCACCACCGggtggagaaggagaaggaggctCTGAAGGCTGAGTTACAGAGGATGAAGCAGCAGGCCGAGGATAGCAAGGCTTACATTGAGGCCCAGGAGGCTGAGGAGAGGAAGCTGCTTAAGATCATTGCTGAGGCGGACGCTGAGAGGGTGCGACAGAAGAAGGAGCTGGATCAG GTGATCAGTGAACGAGACATCCTCGGTACCCAGCTTGTCCGCAGGAATGACGAATTAGCCCTCCTGTATGAGAAAATCAAAATCCAACAGTCCACACTGAACAAGGGTGAGATCCAATACAACCAGCGATTGGAGGACATCCGTGTCCTAAAACTTGAGATCAAGAAACTCCGCCGCGAGAAGGGTATCCTGCAGAAGAGCGTAGCAAATGTTGACGACCTTCGTCGTGAGGTTTACCATATTCAGCGAGAACTTCTGAGAGAGAGGACGAGGTGTAAGGCCTTGGAGGAAGAGTTGGAGAACCCAATGAACATCCACAGGTGGAGGAAATTAGAG GGCAGTGATCCAAGCACCTATGAGATGATCCAAAAGATCCAGACTCTGCAGAAGCGTCTCATTGCCAAGACAGAGGAGGTGGTCGAGAAGGAACTCCTCATTCAAGAAAAAGAGAAACTTTACGTAGAATTGAAACACATCCTTGCTCGTCAGCCCGGGCCTGAGGTGGCCGAACAGCTCCAGATCTATCAGCAGACGCTCAAAGAAAAGACAAAACAAATGAAG ACGATGGCATCTGAGCTGAACATGTACGAATCGCAGGTGAATGAATACAAGTACGAGATTGAACGCCTGGCCAGAGAACTTCAAGAAGTCAAGAAGAAGTATTACATGCAGAAACGaaaagaacaacaacaaaa GGAACGAGAGCGTGCTATAGCACAGGCAGGAGCACCAATCATACAGCCGCAGAGGAACGATGGACCAAGATTCACAGGTGGAGGTTTCAATCTAAAACAGCCCTCAAAGGGTGTGGTGTAA
- the LOC135489218 gene encoding DBH-like monooxygenase protein 1 homolog, translating to MKSSALSLLVLLFLATRGSADPAPSTTYENNAFIDVAKKIRMYWSHDDVTITMELHAQTVGYVAVGFTPSGRMEGADIIIGWVKAGKAILQDRHATGHTKPLMDPKQDVELLMGKEEDGFTILKFKRKLNTCDQQHDLAIRNGSMKMIWAMFPSDPKDEDSIIYHHTQRGQRNIQLLGVVKKAIPLPANFLWYEFRNQNYTVPSDDTTYSCNVFRMPKVNKKHHLFKFEPIIKKGNKGLVHHIIIFACGPTPAPINDTFEGKQFLCYDKNPSAIPWFHYACFHSIITWAVGGEPFSFPEHVGFSMGTEFDPDFLIMETHYNNEERISGQVDDSGIRIHYTPILRKHDADVLTFGKMIDQNHIIPPKADSFKSFGICYEKCLNDAVEESYENQLNVFAAMVHTHFLGVGIKVGQIRDGIEQPPIAGDKYYDFDYQTIMTLPEERAIKKNDVIATECTYKSTGRENVTYGGFPATQEMCFGFIYYWPRVNLTTCIDRTSDISIRSFAGIEEISSDGLITKPLQYLNKTVTDVINGIDWSNDKTRDAFQKVETFGYRSPGCSYRSGYEYLNELFKFASPTKYYVEPKTECSSAGRLEAEMLISLFVAMMAVFK from the exons ATGAAAAGCAGCGCGTTGTCCCTCCTTGTGTTGCTCTTTCTGGCAACACGGGGCAGTGCTGATCCTGCACCTTCTACGACCTACGAAAATAATGCCTTCATTGACGTAGCGAAGAAAATTCGCATGTACTGGAGCCACGATGACGTGACGATCACAATGGAACTCCATGCGCAGACCGTAGGTTATGTTGCTGTGGGGTTCACCCCTTCCGGAAGGATGGAGGGCGCCGATATCATCATTGGGTGGGTGAAGGCCGGGAAAGCCATACTGCAG GACCGCCATGCGACGGGTCACACTAAGCCATTAATGGACCCGAAACAGGACGTTGAACTGCTGATGGGTAAAGAAGAAGACGGCTTCACCATCCTAAAGTTTAAGAGGAAGCTGAATACATGTGATCAACAACACGATTTAGCTATTAGG AATGGCTCCATGAAGATGATCTGGGCGATGTTTCCATCTGACCCCAAAGACGAGGATTCAATCATCTATCACCATACGCAGCGAGGACAGAGGAACATCCAGCTGCTCGGAGTCGTCAAGAAGGCGATTCCACTGCCAGCTAACTTCTTGTGGTATGAATTTAGGAATCAGAAT TACACGGTTCCGTCTGATGATACCACATACTCTTGCAATGTGTTTAGGATGCCCAAAGTGAACAAGAAGCACCACCTATTTAAG TTTGAACCCATCATCAAGAAGGGCAACAAAGGCTTGGTCCATCACATCATAATCTTCGCGTGCGGCCCCACCCCTGCACCtatcaatgatacatttgaagGGAAGCAGTTCCTCTGCTACGACAAGAACCCCAGTGCGATTCCATGGTTTCATTACGCATGTTTTCATTCGATCATTACATGGGCGGTTGGCGGAGAG CCATTCTCGTTCCCAGAGCATGTCGGCTTCTCAATGGGAACCGAGTTCGATCCGGACTTCTTGATCATGGAGACACATTACAATAACGAAGAAAGGATTTCAG GCCAGGTTGATGATTCCGGTATCCGCATCCACTACACGCCCATCCTCCGAAAACATGATGCAGATGTCCTCACATTCGGGAAAATGATTGACCAGAACCACATCATCCCACCCAAGGCGGATTCCTTCAAATCATTTGGTATCTGCTACGAGAAATGCCTCAACGAC GCAGTCGAGGAGTCATATGAAAACCAACTGAATGTCTTCGCTGCCATGGTGCACACCCATTTCTTGGGAGTTGGCATAAAAGTCGGGCAGATCAGAGATGGGATCGAACAGCCACCAATCGCCGGGGATAAATACTACGATTTCGACTACCAGACTATCATGACGCTGCCTGAGGAACGTGCGATTAAAAAG AATGACGTGATTGCTACTGAATGCACCTACAAGTCAACTGGGAGAGAAAATGTCACCTAC GGTGGTTTTCCGGCAACCCAGGAAATGTGTTTCGGCTTCATTTACTATTGGCCTCGAGTCAACCTGACCACGTGTATCGATAGGACCAGTGACATTAGCATACGGTCGTTTGCAGGAATAGAGGAAATTAGCAG CGATGGCCTCATCACAAAACCACTTCAATACCTCAACAAGACTGTGACTGACGTCATCAATGGCATTGATTGGTCGAATGATAAAACACGTGACGCGTTTCAAAAGGTTGAAACATTTGGCTATAGGTCACCAGGGTGCAGTTACAGATCAGGATACGAG TATCTCAATGAACTGTTCAAGTTCGCGAGCCCAACCAAATACTACGTTGAACCGAAGACTGAATGCTCCAGCGCTGGGAGGCTAGAAGCCGAGATGTTGATAAGTCTTTTCGTTGCCATGATGGCggttttcaaataa